DNA from Thermomicrobiales bacterium:
GATCGAGACACTCTGCAGGACGAGCGACAGCGCGTCGCCGCCCTCGCCGCGAGCGATCTGCAAGCTGGCCATGAATTGCAGCGCAATGGCGAGATACATCGCCTGGCCGGTGCGTTCAGCCAGCACGCGAAGCTCCTCGGCGACCTGTGCAAGATCATCGAACTGGCTCGTCGAGCCGTAGCAGTAGCCGAGGTAAGAGAGCGCTGTGCCGAGACTTTCATCGTCATGCTCGTCACGCAGAATCGGCACAACCTCGCGCAGAATCGTCATGCAGCCGGTAACGTCGCCGTCCTCGTAGAGCATCGTGGCACGGCGCTGAGCGGATTGCGCCAGCATGGGCGCATCGCCCCTGAGGCGCGCGCGCGTGGCGACGCGGTCGATTTCGCGCGTGCCTTGTGGTCGGTCGTTCCAGACCAGTACGTCCGCCATCGCCAGCCGAACGCGGTCCTCGTCGGCGTCGGCGATGCCGACCCGCTCGCCGACATTCAGCGCACGACGATACAGTTTGGCGGCTTCCGGAAAGCCGAACTCGGCGCGCGCCTCATCGGCTGCCTGCAGCAGTGCCGCGTAGGCTTCGGCGGATTTACCGGCGCGATCGGCGTGGAACGCGATTGCGTTGGCGTGGCTGCTCGGCTGGCGCTGCAGCCATTCCAGCACTTCTGCATGGATGAGTCGGCGGCGCAGTGCCGGATGCTGGCGGGCGAGCACACGCTGGAATGCGACGTGGCGAAAGCGAATCGTGCCGTCAATGTCCTCGATCAGCAGCCCGAGCGCGAGCGCAGCGTCAAGGTGTTCGGCGATGTTGAGCGCCGACGTTTTATTCAGATGCGCCAGGAGATCCAGATCGATCTCTTCGCCGACGATTGCAGCCAGCGTCAGGACGGCGATCGTTCCCCGACTCAAGCGACTGGAGAGCGCCGAGACGACCGCGCTGAGGGAGGTCGGCAACTGGTCGAGAGAATCGGCGTCGGTCAGGTCGATCTCGCCCGCTTCAAACGCGCCGAGCAGATTGTTCAGCACCAGCAGATTGCCGCCGCTGAGCTGGCTCAGTGTCTGGCTCACCCGCTGGCGATAGGTTGGACTCTGGTCGGCGAATGCATCGTTCACGTAGCGCGTAATCGCCTGATCGTCTACCGGCGCAAGCTCCATGATTGTTGCGCCGGATTCGCCGGAGACCGTGTGAAGCCAATCTGCAATGAGCGACGCGTGCGGTTGCGCTGCGTTGATCGTGAGAATCAGGAGCAGCGGCGTGGATCCGACACGATGCGAGAGCGTGCGGATCAGCGCCAGCGTCGAGGAGTCGGCCAGCTCAAGATCCTCAAAAACCAGCACCATCGGGACTTCATGTGCTGCGCCGTTGAGAATCGAGGCAACCCGCCGCCCGAGCTCGGCGATCCCCTGTGCAGCCGGAGCTGCGGTGCCGAGTGGCGGCGGAAGCAGGTTCTCCATAGCGGGATAGCGAGCGGTGATTTGATGCCACGGCGCGTAGGGGGTGGAGTCGTCGCCCGAATAACAGCGCGCCAAAACGACGCGGGGCCGCGAGGCGTGCAGATTGGCGCGCTCAAGGAAATTGCTGAGGAGGACTGACTTGCCACTTCCCGGCTCTCCGATAACGAAGACAACGCTTCCCTGCCCCGCGTACGATTGATCGAGCAAAGCGAGGAGTGCGGAGACTTCCTTATCGCGCGCGACAAACTGCATAGTGTTGTGCCACCCCCCTACGAGTGGCCGTGGCCGATGGTTTGGTCGCTAGTACTGGTCGCCCAGCGCTATCGCCTTGCCAGACGAGAAGTGGATGGTGCTCCCGGCGACCCATTGGCCACCGGACAGATACTCAACGTGACTCATATACATCATGCAGTAGCGGTCGTCGTCTGGTGAGAACGCAACGCCTTCCGGCCAGCTGCCCTGCGCTTCTTCATCGCGACTCGCGTCGCCGCCGCGCGTGTTCAGGCTCAGCCACTCTTCAGCGCTGATGACGTGTCCGCGCAGAACGACGCCGTTGTCCAGGCTGACGACCATCTTGATGGGGCTGCCATCAGGGTTGATGTACGACACTTCATCGAATCGTTTGAGGAGGCTACGAAGCAGGATAGCGGACATGTTGATTCCCCCTGATACATGCATGGCCAGACGTTGGCTGGGCCATCGGTCTACAACAACGAACAATCTGGGGATTCGAACAAAGCCAACATAACATTGTCCCCACGGTCTGTCAAAAGCGGCCGGGCGGCCAAAATCGTGGGAGGCGGCCGACTGGGGATCTCGGCCGCCTCGACGAGGAGGGAGGATGGGGAGGGAGGGAAATTCGCGAGACTTGAGCTGCGAAGAGTCGACTGCGGATCGTCGGGCTTGTTCTTCCGGGCAAGCTCACGGAGCGCCTCGGCAAGCTCTTCGATCCAGGACCTTTCGTCGAAGTCAGCGGTATCGTCCGAGCCTTCCTCTTCCGGCGACTGGCCGGCGTCACGCGACGTGTTTGGTTGTTGCTCGTCCGGCTCCTCTATTGTGTATTGAAATGAAATGATGAATTGCCGGGCTAGCCGATTGACCATTCGGTCGCTCCTGTGCATGACGAGTCGCGTGTGCCAGCTGTCGCTGTCGCTGAACTGCTCAAACGACATGACTACAGTCTGAACCGCGTTCAGCGAGCGGGCATCAGTGGAATTGCGCATTTCCAAGTTGTTATCTTTGGCAATCGCAGGTACGTAGTCCTACGGAGATGTCAGCGGGTCTGGACGCGCAGCCCGGCCAGAATCAGGTCTATCGTGCGGTCGGATGCGCGACGGAGCTCGTCTGTGGTCGCGATGCCGGATCGAACCGCTTCGACGAACCCAACAATGCTGAGCAGCAGAGCCCGAGCGTCCTGCGGTGCATCGACGCCGACGGTGAGTCCGGTCATTGCGTCGATCAGCGGCGCTTCAAGGATGGCAGCCAGCGGTGGAACGCTCGACGGGCCGGTCATGCGGGCGGGCCGCAAGGTGAACACGAAGTGGAACGCATCGGGAGACGCGAGCGCCGCGTCGACGAGGTCCCGCCAGGTCCGACGCAAGCGTTCCTCGGCGCTGAGGTTGCGTGGCATGCGGCGCAGGTGCGCCACCATCTCGTGCGCCGACGCCTCGGCCACCTGATAGAGCAGGTCGTCCTTGTCTCGGAAGTAGAGATAGATCGTGCCGTGCGTGATGCCGGCCTCTTCGGCGACGCGGCGGATGGAGAGACGTCCGGGATTGCTCAGCACGAGTGCGCGCGCCGCTGCGAGAATCGCAGCGCGCGTGGCAACCGGGTCGCGCGTACTTGTTGTCGGCTCGTTCGCGGCCATCCGCCCCCAGCTCTTCCGTGCCTGCACGAACTCGCTGGCCCCAGTATCGCAGACGTTGCATGCGGGTTGACATCGCAGAAATGCACTGGTATCGTCATACGCACAACTGAATAGACCCTGCGCTCATCCAGAGTGGTGGAGGGAATCGGCCCTTAGAAGCCCGGCAACCGGCGTCAAGTACGTGCGGTGCCAAATCCGCCGGAACCAGGTTCCGGAAGATGAGCAGTGTGAGCATCCACCACCTCGCAAAGGTGGTGTTTTTGTTCTTCCTCTCCGGCGCAGGGTGCAGAGGCTTTGACGAGGACGAGTACACGGATCACTGCCGGTCTAGCGAGCCACGCATGGTGGAAGGTGGCACCGACAACCCGTCGAATATGACCTCCGAGCAGCGTTCTGAACCGCGCCGAGCCGCGAACGACACCGTATCCACAGGGTACGCGCCGATCGTATTCGCACTATCGAACGCCAAGTAGGAATCGCCGGATCGCCCCCGATACAGGGCAATGTGTGCATGACATGCACCAGCTGAGTCTGTCGTTGCGAAACGACGGTGAAGCGGGGTGGTACCACGGGCTTTTCCCGTCCCCGCGCGGGGGCGCCGCGCCGTTGTCCATGCGCGCTCCCAGAGTCGACTTGAACGACGAGCAGGGGGAGCTGCGACAGATGACGAACATTACGCCGATCGACACATATACAACACCCGGACACGGCATCGCGGCACCAGGCATTGACTGGGTTGCCAGCCCGGCGCAGCAGGCCGTTCGCATTGCCACGCCGGCTGATCCGTTTGTCACTGAGGCCGGGGCAACGCTCGATGATGTCGTCCTCGCCTACGAGACATGGGGCACGCTCTCACCGAATCGTGACAACGTCGTCCTGGTGTTCCACGCGCTCACTGGCGACTCGCACGCTGCATCCCATTCGGAGATCCCCGGCGATCGCGCCGGCTGGTGGGAGCCGCTAATCGGCAGCGGCCGACCGCTGGACACCGACCGCTTCTTCATCGTCTGCGCCAACACGCTGGCGTCGTGCTACGGCTCGACCGGGCCATGCACCATCGCGCCGGATGGCGAGCGCTGGGGCACGCGCTTCCCGGCCGTCACCGTTCGCGATCAGGTGAATGCCCAGTTGCGGCTGTTAGATCGGCTGGGTATCGACTGTCTGGCCTGCGCCATCGGAGGCTCACTGGGCGGAATGGAGGCGGTCGAGTTTGCTGCGACTGCTCCCGAGCGCGTCCGCCGACTGGTCGTTGTCGCCGCTTCGGGCCGCTTCCACGCTCAGGGTATCGCCTATAACGAGATTCAGCGCCGGGCGATCATGCTCGATCCGACCTGGCAGGGTGGCGCATACGGCGAGCAGCAGCCCGCCGGTGGCGTCGCGCTGGCCCGCATGGTCGGCATGCTGACCTTTCAGTCCGACGAGTCGATGACGATGCGTTTCGGTCGCCATGCGGTGGCGCGTTACAATGCCTGGCCGGAATTCCACGGTCGCTTCGACGTCGAGGGCTATCTACACTACCAGGGCGACAAGCTCTCCGGTCGCTTCGATGCCAACGCCTACCTCTACTTGCTGCGGGCCATGGATAGCCACGATATCGGCCGCGAGCGCGGCGGACTGGCTGAAGCCGCGCGACGGATCACCGCCCGCACGCTCGTCATCGGTGTGAGATCGGACGTGCTCTTCCCCACGGTGCATGTGCAGGAGACGGCTGACGCGATTTCACGCGGCGGTGGTGTGGCGCGCTACTGGGAGCTGAACTCACCGCACGGCCACGACGCGTTCCTCAAGGACTTCGAGCGCCTCGATGCGGTGCTTCGCGACGGAGTGGGCCGGCAGGCCGCGCCGCCGGTGACGCGCCCGGCCGATGTCGACGAGACGGAGGCAGCCGATTGAGCTAGGCGACGAGCGCTCGGCACGCCCGGTTCGCCCAGACGCGCGAGCCACGGGCATGCAGCCCATCCGAACCCTTTGATGGTCATCACAGTTTGATCGAAATCGACGAGTGAAGGACGACGACACACATGACTGACGCCAACAGCAACGGAGTTCCCAACAAGGAGAAGTGGGGGTTCAACACCCGCCAGATCCACGCTGGACAGCAGCCTGATCCGACGACAACGTCGCGTGCAGTTCCGATCTATCAGACGTCGTCGTTCGTGTTCCACGACGCCGATCATGCAGCGCGACTCTTCGGCCTGCAGGAATTCGGCAACATCTACTCGCGGATCATGAACCCGACCAACGATGTCTTCGAGCAGCGCATTGCCTCGCTCGAAGGCGGCATCGCCGCGCTCGCCACCGGCTCCGGTCAGGCTGCTGAGTCGATCGCGATCTTCACCTTCCTTGAGGCTGGAGACGAAATCGTCTCAGCAGCTAGCCTCTACGGCGGCACCTACAATCTGTTCGCCACGACCTTGCCGCGCCTCGGCATCACGACGAACTTCATTGATCCGTCGAACCTGGACAACTTCCGGGCGGCAATCAACGACCGAACACGAGCGATCTACATCGAGACGATTGGCAACCCGAAGCTCGATGTCGTCCGCATCAAGGACGTGGCTGCGATCGCCCACGAGGCTGGTCTGCCATTGATCGTCGATAACACCTTCGCGTCGCCGTACCTGTGCCGCCCGATCGAGCACGGCGCTGACATCGTCGTCCACTCGGCCACGAAGTGGATCGGCGGACACGGAACGTCCATCGGTGGCGTCATCATCGACGCCGGCAAGTTCGACTGGACCAACGGCAAGTTCCCGAAGATGGAGGACTATGTCGAGCGCTTCGGCGATCTGGCCTGGATCGTCCGCGCGCGTGTCGAGCCGTATCGTGACCTCGGCCCGGCTCTGGCTCCACTGAACTCGTTCCTGTTCCTGCAGGGGCTCGAGACGCTTTCGCTGCGCATGGAGCGCCACTGCGAGAACTCGCAACGTGTTGCGGAGTGGCTGGAAGCCGACCCGCGTGTGACCTGGGTGACCTATCCGGGCCTCAAGAGTCACCCGAACCACGACGTTGCTGCTGAGCAGTTCGATCATGGCTTCGGCGCGATGATCGTCTTCGGCGTCAAGGGCGGGCATGCGGCAGGGCGCGAAGTCATCAATAACGTGCAACTTTTCTCGCTGCTGGCGAACGTCGGCGACGCCAAGTCGCTCATCATCCATCCGGCCTCGACCACGCACCGGCAGCTGTCGCCGGAGGAGCTGGCGCTGGCGGGCGTGAGCGAGGACACCGTGCGCCTGTGCATCGGTATCGAACACGTGGAAGACCTGCTGGCCGACCTGGAGCAGGCGCTGGCGGCGGCCTGAACGCACGGGTCGGGCAGCCGACCAACGGTCGGCTCTACAACGGCACATCCCATTTGTAGAGCCGACCGCTGGTCGGCTGCCCCTGCCGGTCAATGCATCCTGGCGGAGATCACTCCAGCAGCGAGCGCAGCATCCAGGCGTACTTCTCGTGGGTCTGCAGGCGCTGGGTCAGCAGATCCTCGGTGGGCGCGTCGTCGGCGTCGTCGGCGATCTCCAGCACCTCGCGCGCGGGACGGCACACCGCCTCGTTGCCGCTTACCAGCTGCTGCACCATCGCCCGCCAGTCGCCGCCGTCCACCGCCGGGCCGTCCTGGATCGAGCTCAGGCGGGCGAAGTCGGCATAGCTGGCCGGGGCGGCGAAGCCCAGCGCGCGGATGCGCTCGGCGATCTCGTCCAGCGCCGTCCACTGTTCGGTGTACTGGGTCTCGAACATGGTGTGCAGGGTGTTGAACATCGGCCCGGTCACGTTCCAGTGGAAGTTGTGGGTCCGCAGGTACAGGGTGAAAGAGTCCGACAGGAAGCTGGCCAGGCCGGCGGCGATCTGCTTGCGGTCGCTGGCGGAAATGCCGATGTCGATGCCCGGCGCGGTGGCCGGGGCCTTGGCCCGGCTGGCAGCGGTCTTGCCGGCGGGCGACTTGCCCTTGGGGGTCTTGCTCTTGGTCTTGGCCATGTTCTGCTCCTTGGGGTGGATTGCACACATCATGTATGGGGCTGCGACAATAGACAATAAACCCCCTGGCGTTATTGAAGCCTTCACCCGGTCCGATAGATGGAAACGATACCCGCCGAGCTGCGCACGTGCCTGCAAGCGGGCCGGCGCGGGATCGACCAGGCGCTGGGCCGCGACCGCGGCCGGCTGCAC
Protein-coding regions in this window:
- a CDS encoding AAA family ATPase; the protein is MQFVARDKEVSALLALLDQSYAGQGSVVFVIGEPGSGKSVLLSNFLERANLHASRPRVVLARCYSGDDSTPYAPWHQITARYPAMENLLPPPLGTAAPAAQGIAELGRRVASILNGAAHEVPMVLVFEDLELADSSTLALIRTLSHRVGSTPLLLILTINAAQPHASLIADWLHTVSGESGATIMELAPVDDQAITRYVNDAFADQSPTYRQRVSQTLSQLSGGNLLVLNNLLGAFEAGEIDLTDADSLDQLPTSLSAVVSALSSRLSRGTIAVLTLAAIVGEEIDLDLLAHLNKTSALNIAEHLDAALALGLLIEDIDGTIRFRHVAFQRVLARQHPALRRRLIHAEVLEWLQRQPSSHANAIAFHADRAGKSAEAYAALLQAADEARAEFGFPEAAKLYRRALNVGERVGIADADEDRVRLAMADVLVWNDRPQGTREIDRVATRARLRGDAPMLAQSAQRRATMLYEDGDVTGCMTILREVVPILRDEHDDESLGTALSYLGYCYGSTSQFDDLAQVAEELRVLAERTGQAMYLAIALQFMASLQIARGEGGDALSLVLQSVSIAEELGRYDLATDYAAVGIMRVALIAHLHEPERVRAFAARGEELARTRSAHLLMPDMPEPAFVYARFRLGEWDCVRAVLPTLEQLIERSPQAVRDIIHNLLSELAFAEGRTTAGEIALRQVASTPESGAGDHSVQHWINAATVQAHHCIVQRDINGAAAWERAIGQVLSGREFVPGSLLHDLVHGLLAYARGESESARQIATEVARRSSAARHCIVTIHALLLASRASRGRLGSKAAIEPADDAVDLARQCRLPFEEGTALIERAQAYAVAGMSAEAVEDLRTAQEIFVRLGATASVRATESLLADVRPQRPAGLTEREVDVIQLVARGLSDRQIAEQLFISHRTVTTHVGNLLGKTMTNNRTELAIWAVRHDLDLPDGATPERAAVS
- a CDS encoding TetR/AcrR family transcriptional regulator, translated to MAANEPTTSTRDPVATRAAILAAARALVLSNPGRLSIRRVAEEAGITHGTIYLYFRDKDDLLYQVAEASAHEMVAHLRRMPRNLSAEERLRRTWRDLVDAALASPDAFHFVFTLRPARMTGPSSVPPLAAILEAPLIDAMTGLTVGVDAPQDARALLLSIVGFVEAVRSGIATTDELRRASDRTIDLILAGLRVQTR
- a CDS encoding homoserine O-acetyltransferase, producing MTNITPIDTYTTPGHGIAAPGIDWVASPAQQAVRIATPADPFVTEAGATLDDVVLAYETWGTLSPNRDNVVLVFHALTGDSHAASHSEIPGDRAGWWEPLIGSGRPLDTDRFFIVCANTLASCYGSTGPCTIAPDGERWGTRFPAVTVRDQVNAQLRLLDRLGIDCLACAIGGSLGGMEAVEFAATAPERVRRLVVVAASGRFHAQGIAYNEIQRRAIMLDPTWQGGAYGEQQPAGGVALARMVGMLTFQSDESMTMRFGRHAVARYNAWPEFHGRFDVEGYLHYQGDKLSGRFDANAYLYLLRAMDSHDIGRERGGLAEAARRITARTLVIGVRSDVLFPTVHVQETADAISRGGGVARYWELNSPHGHDAFLKDFERLDAVLRDGVGRQAAPPVTRPADVDETEAAD
- a CDS encoding O-acetylhomoserine aminocarboxypropyltransferase/cysteine synthase, which encodes MTDANSNGVPNKEKWGFNTRQIHAGQQPDPTTTSRAVPIYQTSSFVFHDADHAARLFGLQEFGNIYSRIMNPTNDVFEQRIASLEGGIAALATGSGQAAESIAIFTFLEAGDEIVSAASLYGGTYNLFATTLPRLGITTNFIDPSNLDNFRAAINDRTRAIYIETIGNPKLDVVRIKDVAAIAHEAGLPLIVDNTFASPYLCRPIEHGADIVVHSATKWIGGHGTSIGGVIIDAGKFDWTNGKFPKMEDYVERFGDLAWIVRARVEPYRDLGPALAPLNSFLFLQGLETLSLRMERHCENSQRVAEWLEADPRVTWVTYPGLKSHPNHDVAAEQFDHGFGAMIVFGVKGGHAAGREVINNVQLFSLLANVGDAKSLIIHPASTTHRQLSPEELALAGVSEDTVRLCIGIEHVEDLLADLEQALAAA
- a CDS encoding DNA starvation/stationary phase protection protein; the encoded protein is MAKTKSKTPKGKSPAGKTAASRAKAPATAPGIDIGISASDRKQIAAGLASFLSDSFTLYLRTHNFHWNVTGPMFNTLHTMFETQYTEQWTALDEIAERIRALGFAAPASYADFARLSSIQDGPAVDGGDWRAMVQQLVSGNEAVCRPAREVLEIADDADDAPTEDLLTQRLQTHEKYAWMLRSLLE